The Halobacillus litoralis genomic interval AGAGAGAGAATAAAAAATTATTAGAGGAATATTGCTTTAACGAAAGAAGAAACGTTTATTTCTACTTTCCTTTGCTCCTCGAATAGCTTTGTTCTCTTCCAAATCAAATAAGTTTTCTATTACTCTGTTGAATTCGTACAGATTCGGGTAGCGTATTAGTGATTTAGGTTCTTTTCGTACAGATTCGGGGGGATTTCCTTGGTCATTGAAAGATTATCCTATATAATTAATCGTACAATATCTAATTGGTGTACGATTAATAAGGTGGGTGTAAAAATGTCAAAGCATGATGCTGATATTATGAATAACACAGTCACAAAGTCTAACCAGCTGATCGAGGCAAATTATACGTCTCAACTATCAGAACGAGAGCAAAAAATCATCTTATACATAGTCAGTAAAGTTCAGAAAGACGATGAAGATTTCCAGACCTATACACTTTCAATTGGTCAGTTTACAAATATGATGGGTCTAAAGAGACCAAAATATGAGGAATTGAAGGAAATCACCAAGCGTTTGTTGAGTAAGGTGATTGAAATTAAGAGGGAGGGCGGAGTATTGCAGACTCAATGGCTTTCTACTGCAGAATATAATGAGTGGCAAGGGACTATTGATTTTACTTTCCACCCAAAAATGAAACCTTTCTTGTTGTACCTGAAAAAAGAATTCACTTCTTACAAACTCATAAATATCATGAGATTAAGCGGTAGATATTCGATCCGAATCTATGAACTTATGAAAAAGTGGGAGAGATTAAAAAAAACAGAGTTTTCTATTCAAGAACTAAGATTAATGTTAGGCATCCAAAATAAATATAATGATTACTCAAATTTTCGAAAAAGAGTGCTTGACCCTGCTAAGAAAGAATTAGATGAAAAGACTGACATTTCATTTGACTATGAACCATTAAGGAAAAACGGGCGTTCTACTTCCCATATCCGGTTCCATATTAAAAAGAATCAGAAAAACATTCCGGAGCTATTACCGGATGAATCACATGTAATTAATCGTTTGCGTGAAAACTCAATGATAAAGAGAGAAATAGTCAAAGAATCAACCATTCATGAGTGGATTACTTGGTCTAAAGAGTTATGGGGAGAAGAGTTTGAGCAATCTTTGTTCTCTTTGGTAAAGCATGTTGAATCTAAAAATAATATAAATAACCCGCCTGGGATGATCCATGTCTTACTAAGGGATATGAAGGAAGAAGCGGAAAGTGGGATGACTATTCCACCTATTACCCTTGATGAGTCTAATGAAGTGATACCTCAGTGGTTTGAACAAACGAAAGAAGAATCAAATGTTTTTGAAGAGCCAAGCAACACAACACAGGAGGATCTCCAAGAAAGAATTAATAGGCTGACAAGTAACAGATAAACTTTTTTTATACTTGAATCCTGGTTCTGTAATTATTTATTGGAGTCTCACCAACCTCTCTTTCCAGACATTTTTTATGCCTTTTATCCCTTGGACACATTCCTTATTTCCTAGGCTTAGTCCAAATGTTGAAACGGATAAGAGTGGAGGGAGGAATATCAATAGTTCCATGAATTTATATGCCAGGTAATGTGAGGAGGGTTTAATTGAAGAGAAACAACATTATTCAACCAGAAGACTTACGATGGATACATACGGATAAAGAAAAAGCAATAGCACTAGTGAAAAAATATGCTCCTAAGTACGATAGTAAGCAACACTGGGAAGCTTTGGGTAGTTCTTGTGGCATTTCTGCTACTAAAATGGTGGGCACGATTACTAATTCTTCTAAACACCTTAAAGGAGATTACCTATTACCTGACGAGATTCATTTAGAAAGATTGGTCGAATGGTTTTTGAGTCATAATGATTACGACTGTGACCAACCCACACTTACATATTACCTTGCACATTTTTTGAAGAGAGAAATTAATCAGTTTTATAGAGATGTGATTAGGGGAGCCGTCTCTTTCAGTAACTTTTCAGTGGATCCTACATTCAGGAGAAAATATAAACGCGATATAAATAAAAGGAATAAAATAATTCGTCAATGAAGACAGAATAAAGGAGGCAAACCTTTTGAAGGAGAAACATATTCAAATTGAGGGGTATGAAGGATTATATGAAATCACGAATTCCGGCAGGGTTTATTCAAACAGAAGTGGGAAATACTTGACCAGATGTAACGATGAATATGGATTCCACGTTGTAAAACTTACAAATAACAGTGGAGACAAGCACAACTACAAAGTGTTTGACCTATGGAAGAAGGCATTTCCATCTGAGCAGCCTATAGAATTCAAAGGTGCTCTAAATGTAAAGTATGGGAAGGGTTGCTCCATTTTGTAGTAGAGTAGAGTAATGTTATATTACTTGCACTTATAACTAGGGGGTAGAGGGATGTACGATAATTACAAGGGTGTAGAAATTAGAACCTGGACCCACGAATTTGATGGAAATGATGTATTAACAATCAAAGCTGATATTATGAATACAGACTATTCAACCAGTGATGCCCCTTTAAGTATAGGGGAGGTTGGGTTGTATATCTTCGATGAATTTTTAGAAGGTGGACTCTTTGATGCTGCTGATTCAGTATCTGGTGAGAGTGAGAGTTTAGTTAGTGAATTAATAGATAAAAAAGATGAAGATATTGAAGACTTCAGTAGGATTGGATTGATTCATCGTATATTCATAAAAGAAGAGTATAGAGATAAGGGAATTGGCACTCATGTTTTTAAAACTGTGCACCAATATTTGTCTCGTGTGATGGGAGCGGAGGTCATCACTTTAATTGCTTGTCCTATAGAAATGGATCATGGTAACAGTTTAGAAGTGGTCAATGATGAAGTGAAGAAAAAACGATTAACAAAGTGGTATAGAAGTTTTGGTTATCAGCAACTTGATGCTGAAGAAAATCATCTATACATAGATGCTCGACTGCTCAATCCTATTATCAAAGATTTTAACCATTAGTTTACTGGTTTTTTGCGGGATGGTTTTATAGTAAAAGAAATTTTTGAAATCGCCCATAATATCCATACTTTACTTAAACACGTTTCTGAAACGAAAAGAGGCGTTTTTTTTATTTAACCAGTAGGCATTTTTACATTCTAATCTGTAAAATTAAGGGGAATTGTAGAACTTATGGTAAAATTAAGGTGAATCATAGCATCAAAGGTTAATACATAATTGAAGAGATTGCGGAGCGGAGGTGCTAGTGTGGAAGTAAAAGTCGCTAATAAGATTGTTGATTTATCTAAAATGGATGACAAACAAAAACAATCTTTATTTAAAGAGTGGCACAAGAAAGACGGTTTAAGAACTAATGTGGAGTGTTTGTGTGATAAAACAAAGAACGTTCATCCAAGAATGTCAGTAAGAAAAATTAGAAATCACTACTATATTGCTAACTTACCAAGCAGTCACATAGAACATGAAACATATTGTTTTTATGACAAGAAATACCGAGAAGGAGTAAAGAAAAAAGGAATAACCATCAAAGACGACGGCTCTATTGAAGTGAGCAAATTAGATACATCCAAAAAACATACGAATTCTGGAATCGGAAAAAAGAACCCTATCAGTCGAAACCACTCTTACTACGAAGATGATCCTTTGTGTACATGTAGATTGAGCTCCTTATTTTTAACCATGCTCCAAAAATGCAACTGGCATCAATACAAACCACATGGACAAAGGAACCTTTCCAAGAGACTCTATAGAACGGGTCACGAAACGACTGTTCAAGGTGTCACGTTGAATTACAATAATCTGTTAGTAGCAAAAAGGAAAAAACAATTCGTTTCAGAACAACACTTTGTTGTCGGTTGGGGAAACATACACGATGAAGTCCTACCTAGTACCCTCGATTTTAAAATTAAAATACCTTTATATTCGGTAGAGGATTCTTGTGAGTTAATAACTTATATTGAAGTAGAAAGAAACGTTTATGAGGAAGCCAAAATTGTAGCTGAAAAGATCAGGAACAATGTAGCACAAGGTTTTTGGATAATATGGAGAGAACCGCATAAAACTCAAAGAGGAAAAAGAGTTATGGCAACTAGATACATATCCTTCATTCCAGCTGAACAAAAAACTAAGATTCCGGTTGAATCATTACACGAAAAAGATATGGTGGATTATCTTGTTGAAGAGGAAAGACACTTTAAGAAGCCTCTAATTGGGGATATTAAAGAGGAGCACGGAATCAAAATACGTCCAGATATTATCTTATATGATACTCCCAAGGTAACCATGGTAGAGGTGGCCGGTGTAAATACAGAGAAATATTTAAGTCATTTAAGTAAGAAAAAAGAGATTTATCTGCAAGAAAACTATTTATATTTAGAGTGGTTAGCAATGAACGGAGAACCGTTACCTCCACTTCCTTCAAAACAATAATGTGAAAACCCCCCGCTATTGTCAATATAGAGTGGGTTTTTATATGGGATTAAAACATCGAGAAAATAAAAAGGGATTCTATCAGAAAAATCATGGCCATCGGGTAATGATAATACTTCTTATTTCTGGAGTTATCTTATGGTTCGGAGGAAATTGTGAAACGCAACGATGATCCTAGAAAATTTATTTTCACAGAAATTGTTGTCCGTTTTCTATGTACTTTTCCAATTATGCTATGATTTAGCAGACGTAATACATTTATTTTGTAGGGGGATAACTATGAGTCCTAAAAGGATAAAAGAAATTTTAAACGAAATTCGGTATATTAATGATGAAAAAAGTAGAGGTGCGCCAACTTCTATGAGTGAACATGATGATTTAATAGAAACTGCAAATAACATCCTTACTCAAGAGGAGTTTGAAGAAATAATTACCAGCCTTAAAAATGATAATTTAGTAATAGAAAAAGAATCAGGAATTTTTTACACATTAGCAGGAGAAGAATTTTTAAAAACTGGCAAGCTTCCAAACTCTTATGTTAATAATAACTACGGTGTAGCAACCTACAACCAAGCTGATACAATTAACACCCGCGGAAGGGGGGACTAAAATAATGGCGAATTTCGTTAACAATAATCAAAATGCTACAAATATAACTTTCAATCAAGCTGATGTGATAAATATCAACACTTGGAATACCGATGTTAATGTGGAAATGATGGAAAAAGAACTTAATGATTTAACTGAAACATTCCCAACTCATTCAGATAGGATAGACATGCTCCGCGAAGTAATAGAGGAACTTAGAAACGAAAAAGGAAACGTGAAAGGAAAAACATTTGAGAAACTAGGAACAGCAGCTTCGCTATTGAGTGCGATACCTTTAATGCAATATGCCCCAGATGTAATTAAGTTTATCCATGATGTAGTACCTCCAGAAATTCTTGTTAATATTCAATTGTAGTTCACTTGATGATTGGAAAAACGCCACTAATACTCCAATTATGTGATTCAATAAATTAAGCCATAAATAATACGCGAGCAGATATAATACAAAAGGGGGAGGTCATTTGTTGATCTCTTCTTTTTAAATGTGGTTTTACAACTATTCACAAAATACAGATTTAGTGAATAGTTGTTTGTGGGAATGTATGTTTGGTATAATATAAGATTAGAAAGGAAAATTATAGATTTGGAGGATGAATGATGAACTGGGAAAATGTTTTTATAGGTATTGCGGTTATTGCGGTTATTGTCCTAATAATGTTTTTCATTTGGGCGGTTTGGTACCCAATTAAGAAGTTATTTTTAGAATACAACCCATATAATCTATTCGAGAAATTCGGGCTGCTATTGGGTATCGGTTTATTGTTGTTTAGTATGATAGCTGGTCTGTTTAGTATATGGGATGAGACATCAGATGGATTTAATAATCTCTTAACTATAGCCGGTTATTTATTCGCTGGCGCCGCAGTGGCTGCTAACTCCAATAAGAAACTGCTTCATATGATTTTATATATATCATCCTGTGTTGTTGTGGTTTCGTCTCCAGTTTATTTATATATGAACATTAATGGTGAAACTCTTCCTGTTATTGAAGATTATAACGGAGCGCTTGCATATGCTGTTTTGGGAATTATCATAACTAGTGAAATCATAAATAATCATTTTTCACGCAGATTCAAACATTGCTCTAACCATACTTGCTCTAGACCTAACCGTGAATGGAAATACTTAAATTTTTGCACGGGATGTGAACAAACATACTGCAAACACTGTATAGATACGCACTTGAAAGAATGTGAAAATTTCAATAAATAGGATTACAAGAAAATTATTATGTAAGCAACTATTCACTTAAATTTCATTTTGTGAACTGTTGTAATGAATTATATTTTAATGAAAGGCTGTGTTTCAAGATGGCTGCACATAAAACTGAACAAGAGAAATTATCTGAAACATTAGAAAAACTACGTCCTCTCTTCCCTTTTTACGTGAATGATTATATTGACGAAACATCTGTATCAACCGGTAGTAAAGTTGGCTATCTCCGTGATGTGCGCTTATTTTTTGAATGGTTAATGAGTGAAGGTTTGGCAACTTGTGAAACTATGAAAGACCTCCCCCTCTTTGCTTTAGAATCGCTGAAAGCTAGGGATATCAAGCGTTTTGAGTCTTATCTTGAGCATCGTTTGAAGCAAGAAAAGGCCACTAGATTGCGTAAATTATCGGCTTTGAAATCCCTGTTTAGGTACCTTTCTAAGACCTCCGATAATGATAATGGCGGAACCTACCTGGAACGTAATGTCATGGAAAAGGTTGAAATAAAAAAGGAGCGTTCTAACCCCTCTGCTCGCGCGGAAGTTTTAAAAGGTAAAATCCTTGTATCTAAGGAAGAAATGCTTGATTTTCTACAATTCGTAATGCATGAATACGAAGAAGATCCCAAGATTTCTTATCAACAAAGAGGTCATTTCAAGAAAAATAAAGAACGTGACATAGCTATAATAAGCTTAATGCTCGGTAGTGGTATGCGTGTCTCAGAGATAGTTAACCTTAAATTCACAAACATTACAATGAAACAAAAGTTGATCAACATGAAACGTAAAGGAGATACTACTAACTCCTTCTACTTTTCGTCCCAGGCATTAGCTGATTTAAATACTTACCTTGAAGTGCGCGGTAAAAAGTATAATGACCCTGATAACGAACTCGAATATGTATTTGTTACAGCTCCTAAGGGGCAACCTAAGCCTATTGATAAAAGAACCATACAAAAGATGATTAAGCGTTTTGCTAAAGCCTATACGAGAGATATGACAGCTCATAAACTACGTCACTCCTTCGCTACTTTCTTACTGGATGAAACGAATGATCTAGCACTCGTACAACAGCAATTAGGACACTCTGCTATAGAGACAACTCGATTATACACCCATGTGCTTGATGATAAACTTAGAGATGCGGTTGATAAACTTAGTGATTTTTAATTTCGTTCAAAGTAATAGATGAATAGAAACTTTCCTTACCCTCAATGTAAAAAACTGTATATAATAACAATAGAGTTTTTCAAAAATGGCTTCCCTATTTAATGAGTATTATTAAAGTTTATTAATCAAATAACATCATAAAGGAGATTGAGTAAATGGTCTGGCCATTTAGCTTTAAAAGATTTGCCTTCTACATAAGTTGCATCTCATTAGCAGCTGTTACTTTATGGATATATAGTAAGACAAATGAAATTGGGTTAAACAGTACCTTAATGATTGTAATACCTCTTCTTTGGTTGACTGGAGGCTACTTCTATATCTTTAAGGGTTTAGGTGTTGTATCCTACTTAGAACGTCATGAGGGGGCTATTTTACAGAAAGAACTGCGTGAACATCTTACCTCTTCACAAGATACATATGAGCAGTACTTTTCAGAACCTATCGAACAAGACAACGAATCCCCTGAATTTACAGAGGTTAAAGAACATAACGAAAAAATGGAAGAAGCAGTTGATACATGGTATAAAACCCCTAAATCTAGCAGAGACAATTATCAACGTTATCAAGAAATTAAACACAAACTTTCACGAACACAATTTTGGCTAACATGGTTGCTGTCAATATTAATGTTTTATACTACTTATGTTTTTCTATTGGAGAATCCAATTCAAGGTCTATTCTTGTATTTCGCTTTTCTCATATTTCTTGTAATTCCTGTTCTAATTTATCACTTGTACTTATTCAGAAAACAAGAGGTATACGCCAGCATAACGAGGCCAAAAGCTATTGATAAATTCATGAACACCATGCGCATAAAATAATACCACTTTAAATTACATATATTAGTGTAATATTCGGTATATATGTTATAATTAATTTAAATAAAAATTTTGGTGGTGGCCTTTATGAATACAGTTCTGCATCTAGCTGATGGAGCTTTACAATATTATCGAGGAAAACAAAATGGATTCTGGGGACTTATGGGAATAATTGCTGCGTTTATAATCGCGGTTAGTTGGGACCTTATTTATCCCATTCTTGATTTTATAGGTATTGTTTCTATATATAATCGATTGGGGTTAATTGAAGAAGGAGCACCTAGCTTAACTTTTCTTAAAGTGTTTATTGGAACATTTATAGGAACAATCTTACTTACTATCATTGGTGGGGTACTGATATTTTCATTTTTAATGCTTGCTTCTATTTCACAAACTAAAGCAGCAAAATATACACTATTACCCTTACTTATCATAGTATTTTCACCTGTTCTTCTAATTGCATTAGTATTCTTAACCATAAACTCTTATTGGAAAGCAAGTAAGCAATCCCCCCTTACTCCCGAACAAAAGGAAAGAGCTCAATTAGAATACAAGAACAAAGAATTAGCAATACTTATGTATGAGGGGTGCGAAGAAGGATTTACAAATGAGATCAGCCAAGAAGAAGCTAAAAGAAGACTTCATCGTCTCCCTACTCCTGGTGATACTAATTTTTTAATAGGAGTAAGGAATGAAAAAGACTTTCACATGATTCTTCCACGTCCTTTAGATGTCCTGATATTATGTTATTATGACAAGGTATATGCGGAAAGAATAAATTTACAAAAATACGATTCAAAAGTACATATGAAGAAAAGCAGTGTTCCAGTAACTAGAGAAACAAATTCGCTTATTCATAATTTTGAACGTAAAGAATGGCATTCCGAGCGACTTTCTGTTACAAATGACACATATAACTTAAGTGAGTTCCATACGATCATCGATTGCAAAAACATCAAAGATTTACCTTTCATTTTCGAAAGTTACGGACGTAGACCATCTTATAGAGAGTATGTAGATTTGGTTCAAAGACATTATTTTGAAGTAAAAGAAAAATTCATCAATCAGCTTTCTCAGCAAAGTACTCAAAAAGAGTTTGATGAAACAGTAAATCAATTAAAGAAATATGATGTTCCTAATGAGGATATAGTAAAATACATGAGAGAAGAACATGAGCAGGCTGAATCTTATTGAGGATGATTGATTGAATGAGAGACAAACAGACGATTAGGAAAGAAATATTATCCGAAATCAAGAGACATAAGAATGAAGTTACTACAGTAAGGCATTGGAATGAATATGCAGAACTCCATGATTTGCCCAAATCAGTTACAATTGTTTATTATTTTGGAAGCTGGAACGATTTTAAAAAAGCATTAGGGGTTAAGGGCATAAAAAACGTACGTTATAACAAGGAAACTCTTTTAGAGATAGCGCAAGCCCATTCAGATAAATTCACGAGTAAAAGAGAATGGGATGAATATGCTCGTCACAAAGGACTCCCTACCTCACCAACCTATATAAGCTTTTTTAAAAAGTGGAACGAAATTAAAGAATATTTACACATAGAAAAAACTACTACCACCAAAAAAGGGTATTCAAAGGATGATATTGTTACAATATTAAAGCAACACGGAAAGAACTTAATTAACAGGCAACAATGGGATCTATACGCTAAAGAAAAGAATTTACCCACTTACAAAACCCTTAGAAAGCATTTGGGATGGAACGAAATACGGAGGCATGCAGGATTGCCTGAAAGATTTAAATACAACAAAGAAACTTTGCTAAACCATGCATCATGTCACTACAAAACATTTACTTCAAGTACCATGAAAGAATGGGATGAATACGCTAAATCAAATAATTTACCGTCCAGTGGGGCTTATTATAGAGCTTTCGGTACTTGGAAAAAAGCAAAAGTAGAATGCATAAAACAAAAAAACGAAACCCCCGAAGTTTAATTAGACTAAGGGGGTTTTTCTCATTTTAGTGAACCTTCAATATTTTTAATTATTTCCAAGGGTGACGTTTCGATAACATATACAGACCCACTATCGGGATGGTGAGTTGATGAATAAGACGAAAATGATAGTGGAATCTCCGCTCTCTTCCCATCTTTATACCATAGGGTTATCGAATACTCATCCGATGAAACTCTTAAAGGTGCTTTTCCTTTTTTAATTGAAATATCTTTTAAATTCCCTTTTCTACTAATTTTATTAATGAGATCTAAAGCAACTTTATCTTTATCGGGATTACTCTTAGCAAATAGAGCGTTGGAAATAACTTCTGTTTTAAAAGACTGAATAAATATATCTGTGTTCTCCATCATAATGGACCCAAAGAAAAATTTTATCGTTCCGTCTCTATCTTGATATTTTTCCATTGGTCCAAAACCCTCAGAATTATGTTCATGACCTTCTTCATCTGAACTTACACTATTGAGGTTTTTTTCTAAAGCTTCTAGACTTTCTATATCCTTCTCTAGGTCACCGCTGCTCTTCTCTAAATCTAATTTCTCTCCTGTGGAGTTGGTATTCCAAATAATAAAGGAAACGCCTGCTATAACTATACACAGAAATATTACGATGAAAGACCTAAACATACATAATGCTCCGTTCCTTATATTGAGTAGGATGTATAAGAGCAATTAGTATGCTCTTATACAAGTTAAAAGTTAATGTATTTAGCAGGGTCTACACTGAATGATCTGGCACCATTGTAACTTCCCCCTACATGAATCTCGAAATGAAGGTGTTGGGCAGTACTACTACCTGTAGACCCCATGAAGCCTAAAAACTCTCCTTGGCTAACGGTTTGTCCAACCCTAACGTTTCTACCTCTCATATGCCCATAAACTGTTTGTACATATTGCCCGTTTATTGAGTGATCAATCATCACATGGTGTCCTAATGCACCATTATACTTAGATCTTGCAACCACACCATCTGCTGAAGCTACAATAGGAACCTTTCCGACTGCAGCTAAATCAATCCCCGAATGTAATCTCATTTCGTGATGAATAGGATGAAAACGCATTCCATAAGAGGATGAAACACTAGCTTGGGTAGGTCTCATTAAATTCTCCCCATAAGCTGGAACTCCATCTGCAGGTTTATATACTGCTGCATCCTTGAATTTTTGAGCATTGTTCATTACTTTCTCTACATACCAATCTGCCCTATTGTAATTAAAAATTGCTTTCCTCTTATCCTTGCTGTAACCACTCTTGGAAAGATAGTTGGCAGCGGTATGAATTGCATCTGCTACATCCCAAGGATCAGCTTTTCCATCTCCATTCGCATCCACACCGTACCCGCCCCCACCTTTGATGACGCTTAAGTTGGTTATGTCGAGAGAGGCTGGTACAGAACCACCACCTATATCATATTTCCATCCGGCCCAACTTGCAGGAAGGAATTGAACATGCCCAATTGCCCCAACACTAGATACCATCGTCGGGTGGGTACTAAATCCCGTCTCTACAAAGTGTAATGAAGCTAGAACAAACCAGTCCACTCCGTATTCTTTCTCTGCACTTAAGTAATGTTCCATGTATTCAGCAGGGATGTTGGAACCAGGGATAATGACTCCATTAAACCCTGGAAAGCTCCCTCCTCCGAAACCTGCGTTACCTTCAAGCCAACTAATATAATTCATTTCCCCGCCAGCAATTAAGAAATTTTCTTGAATTAGACGCTTATCATTTAATCCTAAATCATGCGAGTTAAGAATTTGGTCAAAAGTAAAGTAATCTGATGTGGTATTTTCAGTGGACCGAAACTTTTGTTTTCTTATCCTTGTTTTAGTTTTTACTGCACCATCTTTACGTGTTACCTTCGTTTCTTCTTTAACTTCCCAGCTCGTCTTATATGATTCATAATCAAATTGCGTTTGACCACTCCAAAAGTCAACAAGAGTTAGCTTTTGCACGAAATTGTTTTGCTTTTCTATATCTGTCCACTCTTCACAATCATTTTCTATACATTCTTGTGTTTGACTCTCTGTGTATTCATTGAACTTTTCATAAGTGAAAGTAGGAGCTAAGTCTTCGGCCATCGTTTTTACTACTTCTTTTCGGTCCTCTCCCTTCATAACATCTAGCATAATAACAGCTGATATAAGTTCTACAGGAACCTTATAGGGAACTTCGGTAGGGTTAGACATGTCTACGCTAGATTCGGACTGTTCAACGATATATTCATGCAACTCTTTATCTTTACCTTCTAATCCCTCCCCTGAGCTGAACCAGAAAGACGAAACCAAGGAAATGATTATGACTAGTACTATTATCCCTAACATAATGAGGAAGAATGGTAATCCAATATAACCTACAATAGCTACTAATGCTTTAACAAAAAGAAGACCTACCTTCATAGCTGCTTTAGCTGCTAGTTTAGCACCTTTTTTTCCTAATTTTTTAAGAAGCTTTTTTCCCATTTTCCCAGCTTTTTGTTTAGCCTTATGTTCAACTACTTTTCTAACTTCTGACTTATTTTCACGATCAGATTGGTGAGGGTCTCGCATGGCCATTTAGCGAGCCCCCCCTATACTTTGGTGACGTACTTTATCAAAATCTTTTCTTCTTTGAAGACGCTTATTTTCACTTGAAGGAATTAAATCATCAGGACTTAAAGAACTTGTGTAATCTTGATCTTCCTTTCCGTTTTGATCAATTACTTCGTCATTAACTATTCTTTTGTTTCGAACATTGTACTTTACGGTTTTTTCTTCTCCGGTTTGTAGCCGTGCATCTCCTTTCCCATAAGGTGAGACTCGATAATCTTGACCAGTGTTCATGTCTTCTGCAACCATATAGCTTCTCTCTTTAGAAACGACCATCCGAATATTCCTGGTTTGACGTTGAACATCATCAGAAGTGAATTGTCCTGCGTCAACATCTTGATTCATAGACTGGATATCTTTAGGTTCTTGATGATTAACAGTCTTGGTGCTGACTAATCTAGAAGGATTCACGTTAATAGAACGGTTAGTTTGTAGTTTACCTCCACCACTGTCTAGTTTATAAGGTGTGGATTGTTGTACCAGGGAACCATCTTCTATGTTCAAATCTTGATAAACTGTTTCTCCTTTTCTAAGGGAGCTATCACCAGAACCGTATCTAGAAACAATTTGTTGTTGTCCTGTTTTGTCTTTAACTTGAATATAAGATTGATCCCCCGTTGTAACCATTCTGAGTGCACCGGGAGCTATTTTTTTATTTCCATAACCATCATCAACTTGTTGGGCCATATGACCAATATCAGATACTTCTTGGGTTTGTTGATTAACAGCTTTATTATATGGATTGTACTTATTTGCGTATTTTCCTGCTTTTTGATAGCCACCAGGCCCCGCAATAACACCTGCAGTATAAGAAACTGCATTGGTGAAACCTTGTTGCTTACT includes:
- a CDS encoding GNAT family N-acetyltransferase is translated as MYDNYKGVEIRTWTHEFDGNDVLTIKADIMNTDYSTSDAPLSIGEVGLYIFDEFLEGGLFDAADSVSGESESLVSELIDKKDEDIEDFSRIGLIHRIFIKEEYRDKGIGTHVFKTVHQYLSRVMGAEVITLIACPIEMDHGNSLEVVNDEVKKKRLTKWYRSFGYQQLDAEENHLYIDARLLNPIIKDFNH
- the xerS gene encoding tyrosine recombinase XerS, with protein sequence MAAHKTEQEKLSETLEKLRPLFPFYVNDYIDETSVSTGSKVGYLRDVRLFFEWLMSEGLATCETMKDLPLFALESLKARDIKRFESYLEHRLKQEKATRLRKLSALKSLFRYLSKTSDNDNGGTYLERNVMEKVEIKKERSNPSARAEVLKGKILVSKEEMLDFLQFVMHEYEEDPKISYQQRGHFKKNKERDIAIISLMLGSGMRVSEIVNLKFTNITMKQKLINMKRKGDTTNSFYFSSQALADLNTYLEVRGKKYNDPDNELEYVFVTAPKGQPKPIDKRTIQKMIKRFAKAYTRDMTAHKLRHSFATFLLDETNDLALVQQQLGHSAIETTRLYTHVLDDKLRDAVDKLSDF
- a CDS encoding replication initiation protein; protein product: MVIERLSYIINRTISNWCTINKVGVKMSKHDADIMNNTVTKSNQLIEANYTSQLSEREQKIILYIVSKVQKDDEDFQTYTLSIGQFTNMMGLKRPKYEELKEITKRLLSKVIEIKREGGVLQTQWLSTAEYNEWQGTIDFTFHPKMKPFLLYLKKEFTSYKLINIMRLSGRYSIRIYELMKKWERLKKTEFSIQELRLMLGIQNKYNDYSNFRKRVLDPAKKELDEKTDISFDYEPLRKNGRSTSHIRFHIKKNQKNIPELLPDESHVINRLRENSMIKREIVKESTIHEWITWSKELWGEEFEQSLFSLVKHVESKNNINNPPGMIHVLLRDMKEEAESGMTIPPITLDESNEVIPQWFEQTKEESNVFEEPSNTTQEDLQERINRLTSNR
- a CDS encoding NUMOD4 domain-containing protein, with the translated sequence MKEKHIQIEGYEGLYEITNSGRVYSNRSGKYLTRCNDEYGFHVVKLTNNSGDKHNYKVFDLWKKAFPSEQPIEFKGALNVKYGKGCSIL
- a CDS encoding DUF1173 family protein codes for the protein MEVKVANKIVDLSKMDDKQKQSLFKEWHKKDGLRTNVECLCDKTKNVHPRMSVRKIRNHYYIANLPSSHIEHETYCFYDKKYREGVKKKGITIKDDGSIEVSKLDTSKKHTNSGIGKKNPISRNHSYYEDDPLCTCRLSSLFLTMLQKCNWHQYKPHGQRNLSKRLYRTGHETTVQGVTLNYNNLLVAKRKKQFVSEQHFVVGWGNIHDEVLPSTLDFKIKIPLYSVEDSCELITYIEVERNVYEEAKIVAEKIRNNVAQGFWIIWREPHKTQRGKRVMATRYISFIPAEQKTKIPVESLHEKDMVDYLVEEERHFKKPLIGDIKEEHGIKIRPDIILYDTPKVTMVEVAGVNTEKYLSHLSKKKEIYLQENYLYLEWLAMNGEPLPPLPSKQ
- a CDS encoding sulfite exporter TauE/SafE family protein, with protein sequence MNTVLHLADGALQYYRGKQNGFWGLMGIIAAFIIAVSWDLIYPILDFIGIVSIYNRLGLIEEGAPSLTFLKVFIGTFIGTILLTIIGGVLIFSFLMLASISQTKAAKYTLLPLLIIVFSPVLLIALVFLTINSYWKASKQSPLTPEQKERAQLEYKNKELAILMYEGCEEGFTNEISQEEAKRRLHRLPTPGDTNFLIGVRNEKDFHMILPRPLDVLILCYYDKVYAERINLQKYDSKVHMKKSSVPVTRETNSLIHNFERKEWHSERLSVTNDTYNLSEFHTIIDCKNIKDLPFIFESYGRRPSYREYVDLVQRHYFEVKEKFINQLSQQSTQKEFDETVNQLKKYDVPNEDIVKYMREEHEQAESY